The following proteins are encoded in a genomic region of Cryptomeria japonica chromosome 11, Sugi_1.0, whole genome shotgun sequence:
- the LOC131080118 gene encoding polcalcin Jun o 2, whose product MGFPWFFNRKNAPIESPRRKSQGINIFSSKSRPRKSSSPKKTSGRKEGQNSSGDCIVRIPCQLPSSEELQNVFNKFDANGDGKISPSELGHVMRSLGHDATEDEVQLMMAEADSDGDGYVDLSEFVALNTRGVDSAASLRDLKEAFNMFDIDGNGSISADELHRVLRRLGETSSLDECNHMIRGVDADGDGQVSFDEFLTMMSSPVAVQDG is encoded by the coding sequence ATGGGATTCCCCTGGTTTTTTAACCGGAAAAACGCGCCGATTGAATCTCCCCGACGAAAATCCCAGGGCATTAACATTTTCTCATCCAAATCTCGGCCGCGAAAATCTTCGTCGCCAAAGAAAACGTCGGGCCGTAAAGAAGGGCAAAACTCGAGCGGGGATTGCATTGTGAGGATTCCTTGTCAGTTGCCGAGCAGCGAAGAGCTTCAGAATGTGTTCAATAAATTTGACGCCAACGGTGACGGCAAAATATCTCCGTCGGAGCTTGGCCACGTCATGCGGTCGCTGGGGCACGATGCGACGGAGGATGAAGTGCAGTTGATGATGGCAGAGGCTGACTCAGACGGAGATGGTTACGTGGACTTGTCCGAGTTTGTTGCGCTCAATACACGTGGCGTGGACAGCGCTGCGAGCCTGCGGGATCTTAAAGAGGCCTTCAACATGTTCGATATCGACGGCAATGGATCCATCTCTGCAGATGAACTCCACAGAGTTTTAAGGAGGTTGGGAGAGACTTCCAGTTTGGATGAGTGTAATCACATGATTCGAGGCGTGGATGCTGACGGGGATGGCCAGGTCAGCTTCGACGAATTCCTTACAATGATGTCAAGTCCCGTTGCAGTGCAAGATGGTTAA
- the LOC131058819 gene encoding calcium-binding protein CML24-like, producing MGLPWFASRKNTPAEPQRRRSQGFNIVSSRSQPGKSPSRWKTSGLWRRKSSSRSDASAGDKLTSLASAAELESVFNKFDADGDGKISVSELRNVMRSLGHDATEDELRLMMAEADSDGDGHVDLAEFVALNTRGVDNTERLQDLQEAFKMFDVNGDGSISAHELESVLGRLGETSSLNECHHMIAKVDADRDGKVNFDEFLAMMSAPIAH from the coding sequence ATGGGGCTCCCCTGGTTCGCCAGTCGGAAAAACACGCCGGCTGAGCCGCAGCGGCGGCGTTCACAGGGTTTCAACATTGTTTCTTCCAGATCTCAACCTGGAAAGTCACCGTCCAGGTGGAAAACTTCAGGTCTCTGGCGCCGGAAAAGCTCGTCGAGAAGCGATGCTTCAGCCGGCGATAAGCTTACCTCATTGGCAAGCGCTGCAGAACTGGAGAGCGTGTTCAACAAATTCGATGCCGACGGCGACGGAAAAATATCGGTGTCTGAGTTGAGGAACGTTATGCGGTCGCTGGGCCACGATGCCACAGAGGATGAGCTGCGGTTGATGATGGCAGAGGCTGACTCGGATGGAGATGGCCACGTGGACTTGGCAGAGTTCGTGGCGCTCAATACACGTGGCGTGGATAACACTGAGAGGTTGCAGGATCTGCAAGAAGCTTTCAAGATGTTCGATGTTAATGGCGATGGATCAATCTCTGCTCATGAACTTGAGAGTGTTTTAGGAAGATTGGGTGAGACTTCCAGCCTCAATGAGTGTCATCATATGATTGCCAAGGTGGATGCTGACAGGGATGGCAAGGTCAATTTCGACGAGTTTTTGGCAATGATGTCAGCACCTATTGCGCATTAG